A window of the Lactuca sativa cultivar Salinas chromosome 7, Lsat_Salinas_v11, whole genome shotgun sequence genome harbors these coding sequences:
- the LOC111904236 gene encoding serine carboxypeptidase-like 13 yields MNIMGLLFILFLLASSTNFIAYSHTIVETLPGFPGPLPFKLETGYIGVGEDEAVQLFYYFVESEGNPEEDPLIIWLAGGPGCGTLRAFFFEIGPMQIQYGNYMDNVPALQLDPNSWTKVANVIYLDAPTLTGYSYTKTPEAVRSSDTASASQTAEFIRKFVKTHPKFLKNPMYVTGISYSGIVIPIITEELYKGNDEGLEPFVNIQGYMGGNPLTNKTGDINSRLEYAYRMALISEELYESTKKDCNGDYAEADSNNLQCMLDINEVNKRVGDINIQQILDPDCDDATNLVRGGNPVTKENRRILRGNPVNLRPAQSMLTDTFCRGDNYNYATLWANDENVMKALNVREGTVDEWLLCNLDMKYNYGKPSMPLYEFNVQNSVVYHEKLSKRNCRALIFSGDHDMMVPHVGTRNWINSLNLTITDSNWDAWYVNGQDAGYKTTYARDNYTLVFATVKGAGHTAPEFKPKECFEMVKRWFAYRPI; encoded by the exons ATGAACATAATGGGGTTACTATTCATCCTCTTCCTCTTAGCTTCCTCCACCAACTTCATCGCCTACTCTCATACCATCGTCGAAACCCTACCTGGATTCCCTGGTCCTCTTCCATTCAAACTCGAAACTgg GTACATTGGAGTCGGAGAAGATGAAGCTGTGCAGCTGTTCTACTACTTTGTGGAGTCGGAAGGGAACCCTGAGGAGGATCCACTCATTATCTGGCTTGCCGGTGGACCTGGCTGTGGCACCCTCCGAGCTTTCTTTTTTGAAATCG gtCCCATGCAAATTCAGTACGGAAATTATATGGATAATGTCCCAGCACTACAATTAGACCCGAATTCATGGACAAAG GTGGCGAACGTGATATATTTGGATGCACCAACATTAACAGGATATTCATATACTAAAACTCCAGAAGCCGTTCGTTCTAGTGATACAGCATCAGCGTCACAAACCGCTGAATTTATAAGAAAG TTTGTCAAAACTCATCCCAAGTTTTTAAAAAATCCCATGTATGTTACTGGAATATCTTATTCGGGGATTGTTATTCCAATAATTACCGAGGAGTTATATAAAG GTAACGATGAAGGACTAGAGCCCTTTGTGAACATTCAA GGATACATGGGTGGAAACCCATTGACAAACAAAACTGGTGATATAAATTCTAGACTCGAATATGCTTATCGTATGGCACTTATATCAGAAGAATTATATGAG TCTACCAAAAAGGATTGCAATGGAGATTATGCAGAAGCTGACTCTAACAATTTGCAATGCATGTTGGATATCAATGAAGTCAATAAA CGTGTGGGAGACATCAATATTCAACAAATTTTGGATCCCGATTGTGATGACGCAACCAATTTGGTCCGAGGTGGAAACCCAGTCACAAAGGAAAATAGAAGAATTCTAAGGGGCAATCCTGTAAATTTGCGTCCGGCACAATCGATGCTCACGGATACCTTTTGTCGA GGTGACAATTATAACTATGCAACCCTTTGGGCCAATGATGAAAATGTTATGAAAGCACTCAACGTACGCGAg GGAACGGTGGATGAATGGTTGTTATGTAATTTGGACATGAAATATAACTATGGAAAACCCTCAATGCCATTGTATGAGTTCAATGTCCAGAACAGTGTTGTCTATCACGAAAAGCTAAGTAAGAGAAACTGTCGAGCTTTgattttcag TGGAGATCATGACATGATGGTTCCACATGTGGGGACACGTAACTGGATAAATTCTCTTAATTTAACAATTACAGATAGTAATTGGGATGCATGGTATGTTAATGGTCAAGATGCAGGATACAAAACCACGTATGCTCGTGATAACTATACTTTAGTATTTGCTACTGTAAAG GGAGCAGGACACACAGCTCCAGAATTTAAGCCTAAAGAATGCTTTGAGATGGTTAAGAGATGGTTTGCTTATAGACCCATATAA